A region of the Stieleria neptunia genome:
GCTGATCGCCACAGAACGGATTCGATCGAACGAACGATTGTCACTGACCGCGCCCTCGACCGAATCCACGACGGTCAGTTCGCCGGTCGCTGCGTCGCGACGGACGACAAAAATGGTGTTGATTGCGATTAAATACCCAAACCGCTCGTCGGAATCGAAGATCAAGTGCGACGGACTTCCCAGACCCGCAAACCCCGGGCTGGCGTCCGACCAAGTCGCCTGCAATGCGAACGGGTCGTTGACCGAAACGCGTGAATAAAGCGCCAGCTTGGATCCGTACGGTGACAACGCATAAAGATGTTTGCCGTCGGCGGTGAGCGAGATTCCGTCAACGCTGTACAGCGTGTCGGACGAATTGACTCCGGCGAAAAGGGAGTCCGCGACGGTCAACTGCCCGTCGTCTTGGGCGTAAGAAACCGGCGCGGTCTGTCGATGCTGTGGCGAATCGATTCGCACGGCATACGTCGTCGCGTCCGCCAGACCGTTTAATTCATAGGTCCCGGCTTCGTCAATCTCGCTCGTCACCGGATCATCGTCTTGCGTGGTCACCACGGGTTCGCCGGCGTCTCGGGAACCGTTTGCGTTGGTGTCCGCGTAGACGATAATGCCGCCCGCGCCCGATTCGTCGCGATCGTAAAGACCGTCCGCATTGGTATCGATCCACAGACGGCCACGGATCGTCGCAGCGTCGATCACAACGGCGGAAGATTGGAACGATCCGTCACCGGCACCGCCGCCGGCCGTGCCGACGTCACCGAGTGCATTGGCCGCCACGTCAACGATCGTGTCATCGTCAACGAGCGCCAGCGACACGCTGCCGGCCGTGCCGCTGACACCGACTTCGACGCGATAGACACGGGCATCGCCTGTTGCGACGACGGCATCCACGCTTCCGACTGCCCCTCCGACGTCGACGGTTAGAAAGTCGGAGACATCGACGCCGCTGACCGGCTCGTCAAACGTCACAAAAAAATCAAGCTGGCGGGCCAGCGGGGCGACTCCGGGGGCCGCCGCAATGGCGACGACCTGCGGAGGAAGGGAATCCACGTGCAAAGCATCCGTGCGGCTGACCACCGCACCTGTTCCGACACCACCGATCGGGATCGAATCGACGTCCACGATCGTGTCATCATCGATCAACTGCAGTTGCAAATTGCCGGCGTAATCCGGCGTCGAGACGCTGACGGTGAATTCAGTCGGGCCCCCGGTGACCGATGTGATGGCAGAATGATCCAGCCCGCTGGCAAACAACTGAAAGTCATCGACGTTCACGCCTGAGACCGCTTCGTCAAAGACAAGCGTAAAATCAACCTGGTCGGCGGATACGGGACTGACCGATGCCGTTGAAAACGAGACCACACTTGGCGATGCATCGCCGACTGCAAAGTTGACCTGTGTGATCGACTGCCCCTCCACGGTCGTGACCAGCGAAGCAATCGGGGAACGCCCGGTGGGGTTGGTCCAGAACGTCTGAATTCGATTGCTGCCCTGGGACGCCAGGTAGAGGTGCTGCCCGTCGGGGCTGATCGCGATGCCTTCGGCATTGGCCATGCCTGGCACGTCGATTGAGTCGAACGTTTGGTTCAACGTCACGACGCCGCTGCTCGGGTCCCGATCAAACGTCAGCAGTGAATCGGTGTAACTGGACGTCGCATAGATCCCGGCTTGGTCGGGACGCATCACCAGTTTGTCCAATCGTTTGGATCCCAAATCAATCGACCCTTGGACTTGGACATCGCCGGTGGCCAGATCCCGTGTCAGCGTCCACAGACGACCATTAAAATCGGCGACGTAGAGGAATCGACCGTCGTCGGAAAAGACGACGTCGCGGTTCGATCCCAGCGACAGACTGGTTCCACTGGCAGTGACGATTCCCGTCGCCGGATCACGGTCCAACAAGGTCAATGGATTCCCACTGCCCTGCGTCGCGACCGCAACAAGCGTTCCATCTGGCGAAACACGTGGCTGTGCGGGAAAGTCCAACCCGACGACACCGTCGATGCCCTGTGTAAACGTTTGGGTGTGCGTGAGTGTTCCGGCGGCAGAATCGATCGCGTAGATCAGCAGGGACTTCGTCGTTGTCGACGTCGCAAACAATTGTGACCCGTCCGGTGCGATCGCCAAAGCGTTGACGCGATCCAGGTTGGCATCATCGTTGAGGGTGATCGATTGAACGACCGACAACGCGCCCGACGCGTCCATCTGCACCACATTGATCGCGTCGGAGTACTCCGCCGGAACGTACAAGAAACTCCCGTCGGCAGAAAAGACGCCGCGTCGAAGCCCGTACAGCGACGTGCCATCGAGTTCCGACTGGAACGTCAACTGACCGTCTTGCACCCGCCGCGCGAACGTGGTGACGCGTCTCCCTTGATCCCAACCGACGACGACGAATTGGCCATCCGGTGAGACTTGTATATCCCGTGGTCCGGATCCGCTGGTCTGTGTCGGCCGCAGTGCGTTTTCAAACAGGGTCAGCGTTGATGTGGTGGCCGGCAAAAGCGGTGCGGTCTGCCGGGTGTTGGCCGGCAACTCGATCGTCACCTGATGAGTCTGTTCGCTTAAACCACCCAGCACATAACGCCCCAGTTCGTCAACGCCCGACGTTCCCGAATCATCGGCCGTCGTTTGCGTGAACGGTTCGCCGGCGTCTCGTGCGCCGTTGCTGTTCAGGTCGGCATAGACCGTGACGCCCGCGATCCCCGTTTCGGCATTGTTTTGAATGCCGTCTTGGTTCGAATCGCCGAACACCAAGCCCTCGACCGACGCCGTCAATAAATGGCGTGCCTCCAAGGACTGGTAAAGCATTCGGCGTCGAGACTGTCGTGGCCGTCGCCGGGCGGCACGATTGGGACGCGGAAAGGGACGGTTACGTCGCGCAGACATCATGTTGCGAACCTCCAGCCAAGCGACTTGGGGAAAGCGGCTTGGCGATCCGGTGATGAGGGGGGGGAGAATGAGTGCGGGCAGGGAGACCGGCTCGCTAGCTTAGCGGCTTTCAACGCGCGCCGCAAAATCCGGCGGATACCCGCCAGGTCGCCCGAGGACGGTTCCCCAAGCCTAATCGGAATGAGCCCACGGATGGCAAGGCGTACCCACGGATGTAAAACAGCCAGGGATCCGTGTCGAGCGAATGGCCTATCCCACGTATTCGCCGATCGTTGTTTACCGGGCGCCCAACAGCGATCGGATGTAGCCGGCAAACCCGCGCATGTCGGACGGCAGCGGGTGCTCGCCAGACGGTCCGATGATGATCGGGCCGTCGATCGGATCGGGATGCAATCCGTGGCTGCCGCGGACCAGCGTCGGGTCGAGCGGAATGACGTCCATCTTGTAGCGCATGCCGAGCTTCTTTTGCAACAACCGCGCCGCCACCCGGACTTTGCTGGTCATGAACAATTCGCAAGGGTCGTAGCCCGGCTTGCGATGGATATCCACCGTGCGGGCAAAGTCGGGCGCCAGCGCGTCGTCGTTCCAGTAGTAATACGTGAACCAGGCATCGGGCTGGGCCAATGCGATCAGCTCGCCGCTGCGCGGATGGTCGAGTTCCAGATCACCGGGATCAAACACGCCGCCGATACCCGGGACCGATTCAAGTTCCTTTCGCACCGAGGCGACCAGCCCGGGATCGTTGACGTAGACGTGCGCCAATTGATGATCGGCGACCGCAAAGGCCTTCGATTCCCCCGGCATCAAGACTTCACCAAACGGCCCGTTCCGCACCGACAACCAGCCGGCCTGACGCAACACACGGTTGATGTGCACCGGGCGATCGACGGGAACCAAGCCGTATTCCGAAACGATCACCACCTGCGCCCCGATCTCATCGGCGGCCGTTAGGATCGTTTGAACACACTGGTCGACTTCGGCCACCCGCGCCGGGTCGTGGTCGGGAAATCGCTGGAAGTCGTAATCCAGATGCGGCAAGTAGGCGAGCGTGATCTGGGGCTGCTTTTCGCGGAGCACCGTTGCGGTGGCCTCCGCGATCCAGCGGCTGCACGGCAGACCTGCGCCGGGCCCCCAGAACGTGAAAAAGGGGAACGCGCCGTGACGCCCGGTGAGATCGCACCCGGTGTGATCGAGCACGTCGAAGACCTTGCTGCCGTCACAGCCGTAATGCGGCTTCGGCGTGCAACTGTAGCGCGCCGTCGACGACTGATTGAACCACCAAAACATTTTGGCGGTTTCGAAATCGTCATAGAACGCGGAACCTTCGACCAACGAACGGGCTTGCTGCCAGAACCGGATCTCCTGGGTCTCGCGGTAGTACCAGCCGTTGCCGACCACGCCGTGATCGCGGGGCGCCAACCCGGTTAGCATCGTCGCCTGGGAGGTGCAGGTGACCGCCGGCAGCGGGCTGGTCCACGGCATGAATTGCTTGCCACCCCCGGCAAGATTGTCGCTGGGCGGATTCCCCGCCAGCGAGCGAATGGCCGGCGCGTCGGCGAGCAGCCGCGCGGTCAACCCGACGACGTTGATAATGCAAACCCGATTCATCATTCGGGTTCGTCATCCGGAACCGGCGGAAGCGTCATCACCCGGTACAGACAATATGTCAGCAATGTGATCACCGAACCGACCGAGCAGGCCATCACGATCCAACCGTAGATGTTCATTTGAGTTTCAGGTTTCAGGTTTCAGGTTTCAGGTTTCAGGTTTCAGGTTTCAGGTTTCAGGTTTCAGGACAACTTGGAACCTGAAACTTCGAACTTGCAACTTCACTCCATCTGGTCGAACCGGCCTTGCTGACGCCAGCGGATTCCCGCGACGTGAACCATCACGGTCAGGAACGCGATCGTGCCTCCGATGAACAACAACGACATCAAGATCACTTCATCGCCGGCGATCTTGGACAGATACCCTTGTGTGACCGCGCCCGTCTCCGGATCCGTTTTGTCCAACACGTTTTCCCAGGCGAACGCGATGAAGATGAGCCCCAGATAAACAGGAACGACGTACTTCAGCATGTATTGCA
Encoded here:
- a CDS encoding alkaline phosphatase family protein → MMNRVCIINVVGLTARLLADAPAIRSLAGNPPSDNLAGGGKQFMPWTSPLPAVTCTSQATMLTGLAPRDHGVVGNGWYYRETQEIRFWQQARSLVEGSAFYDDFETAKMFWWFNQSSTARYSCTPKPHYGCDGSKVFDVLDHTGCDLTGRHGAFPFFTFWGPGAGLPCSRWIAEATATVLREKQPQITLAYLPHLDYDFQRFPDHDPARVAEVDQCVQTILTAADEIGAQVVIVSEYGLVPVDRPVHINRVLRQAGWLSVRNGPFGEVLMPGESKAFAVADHQLAHVYVNDPGLVASVRKELESVPGIGGVFDPGDLELDHPRSGELIALAQPDAWFTYYYWNDDALAPDFARTVDIHRKPGYDPCELFMTSKVRVAARLLQKKLGMRYKMDVIPLDPTLVRGSHGLHPDPIDGPIIIGPSGEHPLPSDMRGFAGYIRSLLGAR